In Blautia wexlerae DSM 19850, a single window of DNA contains:
- the dfrF gene encoding trimethoprim-resistant dihydrofolate reductase DfrF, whose product MIGLIVARSKNNVIGKNGNIPWKIKGEQKQFRELTTGNVVIMGRKSYEEIGHPLPNRMNIVVSTTTEYQGDNLVSVKSLEDALLLAKGRDVYISGGYGLFKEALQIVDKMYITEVDLNIEDGDTFFPEFDINDFEVLIGETLGEEVKYTRTFYVRKNELSRFWI is encoded by the coding sequence ATGATAGGTTTGATTGTTGCGAGGTCAAAGAATAATGTTATAGGCAAGAATGGTAATATACCATGGAAAATAAAGGGAGAACAAAAGCAATTTAGAGAGTTAACAACGGGTAATGTGGTTATTATGGGGCGAAAGTCTTATGAAGAAATCGGTCATCCGTTGCCTAATAGAATGAATATTGTTGTTTCCACCACAACAGAGTATCAAGGAGATAATTTAGTTTCAGTTAAATCATTAGAAGATGCATTATTATTGGCTAAAGGACGAGATGTATACATATCTGGTGGATATGGACTATTTAAGGAAGCTTTGCAAATAGTAGATAAAATGTATATCACAGAAGTAGATTTAAATATTGAAGATGGAGATACATTCTTTCCAGAATTTGATATCAATGATTTTGAAGTTTTGATAGGGGAAACACTTGGTGAGGAAGTGAAATATACGAGAACATTTTATGTAAGGAAAAATGAATTGAGTAGATTTTGGATTTAG
- a CDS encoding type II toxin-antitoxin system Phd/YefM family antitoxin: MAIATNILQCLVPISQFNKGQASKIFDRLRSEKELIVLKNNQPSAIILSPEEYTRLTEIEEDYFLLLEANKRLEENGSKPTVPLSSVLDELGITEKELEETEDVAIE, translated from the coding sequence ATGGCAATTGCAACAAATATTTTACAATGTCTGGTTCCAATTTCACAATTCAACAAAGGCCAGGCTTCAAAAATATTTGACCGTTTACGTTCCGAAAAAGAATTAATCGTACTAAAGAATAATCAACCATCAGCAATCATCCTGTCTCCCGAAGAATACACCAGACTCACAGAGATAGAAGAAGATTATTTCTTATTGCTGGAAGCCAACAAACGACTCGAAGAAAACGGTTCAAAACCGACAGTTCCATTATCCTCTGTTTTAGATGAACTTGGAATAACCGAAAAAGAATTAGAAGAAACGGAGGATGTTGCTATCGAATGA
- a CDS encoding type II toxin-antitoxin system RelE family toxin translates to MTWNIEFLEEAKKDLKKLDHSVQLQVVKGIEKVRKNPLPTDKGGYGKPLGNKNGINLTNLLKIKFRDLGIRVVYKLEYVDDIMKIIVISARTDEAVYKEAAKRREKNKF, encoded by the coding sequence ATGACATGGAATATAGAATTTCTCGAAGAAGCTAAAAAGGATCTGAAAAAACTGGATCATTCCGTACAGCTCCAAGTTGTAAAAGGAATTGAAAAAGTCAGAAAAAATCCTCTTCCCACAGATAAAGGAGGATATGGAAAACCTCTCGGAAATAAAAACGGAATCAATCTTACAAATCTTTTAAAAATAAAATTCCGGGATTTAGGTATCCGAGTAGTTTACAAATTGGAATATGTAGATGACATTATGAAAATAATCGTCATCTCAGCACGAACAGATGAAGCAGTATACAAAGAAGCTGCTAAAAGACGAGAGAAAAATAAATTCTGA
- the mscL gene encoding large conductance mechanosensitive channel protein MscL, translating into MKKFMEEFKAFALRGNVMDMAVGVIIGGAFSGIVTSLTDNFINPILNVLTGGATYTLQDVSGFASSFIASVVNFIIMAFILFCLLKAVNKVTSLGAKKEEPAAPTTKKCPFCMSEIDIKATRCPHCTSQLPEENAE; encoded by the coding sequence ATGAAAAAATTCATGGAAGAATTCAAAGCATTTGCCCTGCGTGGCAATGTCATGGACATGGCAGTCGGTGTTATTATCGGAGGTGCTTTTTCCGGAATCGTAACCTCTCTGACCGACAACTTCATCAATCCGATTCTTAACGTACTCACAGGTGGAGCTACATACACACTTCAGGATGTATCCGGATTCGCATCCTCATTCATCGCATCCGTAGTAAACTTCATCATTATGGCCTTCATCCTCTTCTGCCTGCTCAAAGCCGTAAACAAAGTCACCTCCCTCGGTGCAAAAAAAGAAGAACCTGCCGCTCCGACAACTAAGAAATGTCCATTCTGTATGAGTGAAATTGACATCAAAGCAACACGCTGTCCACACTGTACTTCACAGTTACCGGAAGAGAATGCGGAATAA